Proteins encoded within one genomic window of Anastrepha ludens isolate Willacy chromosome 4, idAnaLude1.1, whole genome shotgun sequence:
- the LOC128859702 gene encoding helicase POLQ-like isoform X1, with translation MSKKVRKVQWSSPELTTKRKCLGTVHQTQNLFWPEDEEDSFFTVSKLNSVINDKICTNILGEKNSSDFTSLERDSNLFCSQTALGVNQEQQVSGTQQNNISQLSNFNEETFLSKSVLDNIMTGCNKTIQNKNYENDDKSFLTISAVEHLLSDTPLVLFSSPNEGNDIDKNQLKDTAPLDVENACNFHHNTADDGMFNTINLHTEQEDESQKQLKIDDTLFANINIEEDLTKDDDRELFTEVIAHDTEIQNSQRFLDDLAIFKVPRMVQPIENKSNTLQERDGVMRGSQYVVHSDLVNTTALSNLSRLDWDSQAFSDKFENDFPSKGDFFGLPEKVKQMIFQHKGIQNLYEWQEECLNLPAIHMRKNLIYALPTSGGKTLVAEILMLREVLCREKDVLFILPYVSIVQEKVSAMSPFAIAMNFIVDEYTAGKGKCPPMKRKKRKSIFIASIEKGAVLIDSLIEAQRADEIGLVVVDELHLIGEKGRGAILEALLTKIMFIDVNIQIVGMSATIGNLTEVSTFLKADIYTRSFRPVELREFIKCGNDILEINTAGKTLEEVFVYSRSVNFNYSESLTRSDPDHLAGLVAECAPEHCVLVFCPSRKNCENVALLLSRILPNCTTSCNPYRKFVQHRKREKEDLMDALDKVCGVLGDVLAKSIPYGIAYHHSGLTIDERKFIETAYRFGVLSVICCTSTLAAGVNLPAKRVIIRAPFVGSDFMTLCRYKQMVGRAGRAGMGEAGESFLITTSQNNVRVGEMLFSPMDKAITSLDHENCIGLQGLVLSAIGLEIATCRSDLYRLVGSTLLSVQAPELKLTTEEMVLQLIREMFKHKVLELCASTAAVKDNISSILTTQDVGTATKRASQEHRRLFVSKSTRFQLTNIGRAAFKAGIDYKRTYAIHAELKFAQKKLILTNYAHLLYLVVAFNSNVKGDELFPADAGILYRQYMSLDDTTQELFKLLGFTESNAVKMARTLSVQGPLELKLNRLYKVLVLIDILNLKPLHIVASRYQVERGMLQTLINQSIAAASAIVRLCEQLDYFWCFKALLERIGAKLDRCGTMELEPLLDLPSVKINRAKQLYRAGFKTIEAIAKCKPIQLSSSVEHMPMKIAKEIISAAKIILMKKLDYLEEEAEALKMCLK, from the exons ATGTCAAAAAAAGTGCGTAAGGTCCAATGGAGTTCTCCTGAATTAACGACCAAACGAAAATGCTTGGGTACGGTGCATCAAACCCAAAATCTGTTCTGGCCGGAAGATGAAGAGGATAGTTTTTTTACAGTTTCGAAATTGAACTCGGTGATAAATGATAAAATTTGCACTAATATACTTGGTGAAAAGAACAGTTCAGATTTTACTAGCCTTGAAAGAGATTCCAACTTATTCTGTTCTCAAACAGCTTTGGGTGTTAATCAGGAGCAACAAGTTTCTGGAACTCAACAAAATAACATTTCCCAATTAAGCAACTTCAATGAAgaaacttttttatcgaaatctGTATTGGATAACATTATGACAGGATGTAATAAAACTATTCAGAATAAGAATTATGAAAACGACGATAAGAGTTTCTTAACTATCTCTGCAGTGGAACATTTACTTAGCGACACTCCCTTAGTGCTTTTTTCGAGCCCGAATGAAGGTAACGATATAGATAAAAATCAATTGAAAGATACTGCTCCATTGGATGTTGAAAATGCTTGCAATTTCCATCATAATACCGCTGATGACGGCATGTTTAACACCATTAACTTACATACTGAGCAAGAGGATGAAAGCCAAAAACAGTTAAAGATAGATGACACGTTATTTGCGAACATAAATATAGAAGAAGACTTGACCAAGGATGATGATAGAGAGCTATTTACAGAAGTTATTGCACATGATACGGAGATTCAAAACTCCCAAAGATTTCTAGATGACCTTGCGATATTTAAGGTGCCACGCATGGTACAGCCAatagaaaacaaatcaaatacccTTCAAGAGCGTGACGGTGTTATGCGTGGATCGCAGTACGTGGTACACAGTGATTTGGTAAATACTACGGCACTCTCGAACCTTTCACGGCTGGACTGGGACTCCCAGGCATTTTCCGATAAGTTCGAAAATGATTTCCCAAGCAAAGGTGACTTCTTTGGGCTTCCAGAAAAAGttaagcaaatgattttccaacATAAgggtatacaaaatttatatg aatgGCAGGAAGAATGTTTAAATTTGCCAGCTATTCATATGCGCAAAAACTTGATCTATGCTCTGCCAACGAGCGGAGGTAAAACGCTTGTTGCTGAAATATTAATGCTGAGGGAGGTGTTGTGCCGAGAAAAGGATGTACTTTTTATACTACCTTACGTCTCAATAGTACAAGAAAAG GTCAGCGCTATGTCTCCATTTGCAATAGCAATGAATTTTATCGTGGATGAATACACCGCCGGAAAAGGAAAATGCCCACCAATGAAGCGGAAAAAacgtaaaagtatatttatagcTTCGATAGAGAAAGGTGCTGTTTTAATAGATAGCTTAATCGAGGCGCAACGGGCTGATGAAATAGGGTTGGTTGTGGTCGACGAATTACATCTAATAGGTGAAAAGGGACGTGGCGCCATATTGGAGGCATTACTTACCAAGATTATGTTCATAGACG TTAATATCCAAATTGTGGGCATGAGTGCAACTATTGGAAATCTTACAGAAGTTTCTACCTTCTTAAAAGCAGATATATATACTCGAAGTTTTCGCCCTGTTGAGCTAAGGGAGTTTATAAAATGTGGCAATGATATATTGGAGATAAATACGGCAGGCAAAACCTTGGAGGAAGTTTTCGTTTACAGCCGTAGCGTTAATTTTAAT TACAGCGAATCCTTAACACGATCCGACCCGGATCACCTGGCTGGATTGGTTGCAGAATGCGCTCCCGAACATTGTGTGCTTGTATTTTGTCCATCGCGAAAGAACTGCGAGAATGTCGCTTTGCTGTTGAGCCGTATTTTACCAAA TTGCACAACCTCTTGCAATCCGTACAGAAAATTTGTCCAACATCGAAAACGTGAAAAGGAAGATCTAATGGATGCATTGGATAAGGTGTGTGGTGTGCTTGGAGATGTCTTAGCTAAGAGTATACCTTATGGCATAGCGTACCATCACTCTGGTCTTACTATTGATGAACGGAAGTTCATTGAGACCGCATATCGCTTTGGAGTATTAAGCGTAATTTGTTGCACATCTACTTTAGCAGCTGGTGTGAATCTCCCTGCAAAGCGTGTCATCATACGTGCACCTTTTGTGGGTTCGGACTTTATGACACTTTGCCGTTATAAACAAATGGTAGGACGTGCTGGACGTGCTGGCATGGGTGAAGCCGGTGAAAGTTTTCTTATTACAACTAGTCAAAACAATGTACGTGTTGGCGAAATGCTTTTCTCACCAATGGACAAAGCCATAACTTCTTTAGATCACGAAAATTGTATCGGTTTACAG GGTTTGGTTTTAAGTGCGATTGGTTTGGAAATTGCTACATGCCGTTCTGATTTGTATCGACTTGTGGGTAGCACTTTGCTTTCAGTTCAAGCTCCAGAATTAAAACTTACAACAGAAGAAATGGTACTGCAACTTATTCGTGAAATGTTCAAACACAAAGTACTAGAGTTGTGCGCATCGACGGCAGCAGTAAAAGATAACATATCGAGCATACTTACTACACAGGATGTTGGTACTGCCACAAAACGCGCATCACAAGAACATCGTCGGCTTTTTGTTAGCAAATCAACACGTTTCCAGTTAACTAATATTGGCCGTGCAGCTTTTAAAGCTGGCATTGACTATAAACGGACATACGCAATACACGCCGAGCTAAAATTCgcacaaaaaaaactaatattgacGAACTATGCACACCTCCTGTATCTTGTGGTAGCTTTCAATTCAAATGTGAAGGGTGATGAATTATTTCCCGCCGATGCGGGTATACTTTATCGGCAATATATGTCATTAGATGACACTACGCAGGAACTATTCAAACTTCTTGGATTTACTGAATCGAATGCAGTGAAAATGGCAAGAACGTTGTCCGTTCAAGGGCCGcttgaattgaaattgaatcGTCTCTATAAAGTGTTGGTTTTGAttgacattttaaatttaaaacctctGCATATAGTGGCGTCCCGATACCAGGTAGAGCGGGGCATGCTTCAGACCCTTATTAATCAGTCAATTGCCGCGGCCAGTGCAATTGTGCGACTCTGCGAACAGCTTGATTACTTTTGGTGTTTCAAAGCACTCTTGGAGCGAATAGGCGCAAAGTTGGATCGATGTGGTACAATGGAATTGGAACCGTTGCTAGATCTACCGTCCGTTAAAATT aatcGTGCTAAACAACTCTATAGGGCAGGTTTCAAGACAATCGAAGCTATAGCGAAATGTAAACCCATTCAATTATCGAGTTCGGTTGAGCATATGCCaatgaaaatagcaaaagagaTTATTTCGGCAGCAAAG
- the LOC128859702 gene encoding helicase POLQ-like isoform X2, whose translation MSKKVRKVQWSSPELTTKRKCLGTVHQTQNLFWPEDEEDSFFTVSKLNSVINDKICTNILGEKNSSDFTSLERDSNLFCSQTALGVNQEQQVSGTQQNNISQLSNFNEETFLSKSVLDNIMTGCNKTIQNKNYENDDKSFLTISAVEHLLSDTPLVLFSSPNEGNDIDKNQLKDTAPLDVENACNFHHNTADDGMFNTINLHTEQEDESQKQLKIDDTLFANINIEEDLTKDDDRELFTEVIAHDTEIQNSQRFLDDLAIFKVPRMVQPIENKSNTLQERDGVMRGSQYVVHSDLVNTTALSNLSRLDWDSQAFSDKFENDFPSKGDFFGLPEKVKQMIFQHKGIQNLYEWQEECLNLPAIHMRKNLIYALPTSGGKTLVAEILMLREVLCREKDVLFILPYVSIVQEKVSAMSPFAIAMNFIVDEYTAGKGKCPPMKRKKRKSIFIASIEKGAVLIDSLIEAQRADEIGLVVVDELHLIGEKGRGAILEALLTKIMFIDVNIQIVGMSATIGNLTEVSTFLKADIYTRSFRPVELREFIKCGNDILEINTAGKTLEEVFVYSRSVNFNYSESLTRSDPDHLAGLVAECAPEHCVLVFCPSRKNCENVALLLSRILPKKFVQHRKREKEDLMDALDKVCGVLGDVLAKSIPYGIAYHHSGLTIDERKFIETAYRFGVLSVICCTSTLAAGVNLPAKRVIIRAPFVGSDFMTLCRYKQMVGRAGRAGMGEAGESFLITTSQNNVRVGEMLFSPMDKAITSLDHENCIGLQGLVLSAIGLEIATCRSDLYRLVGSTLLSVQAPELKLTTEEMVLQLIREMFKHKVLELCASTAAVKDNISSILTTQDVGTATKRASQEHRRLFVSKSTRFQLTNIGRAAFKAGIDYKRTYAIHAELKFAQKKLILTNYAHLLYLVVAFNSNVKGDELFPADAGILYRQYMSLDDTTQELFKLLGFTESNAVKMARTLSVQGPLELKLNRLYKVLVLIDILNLKPLHIVASRYQVERGMLQTLINQSIAAASAIVRLCEQLDYFWCFKALLERIGAKLDRCGTMELEPLLDLPSVKINRAKQLYRAGFKTIEAIAKCKPIQLSSSVEHMPMKIAKEIISAAKIILMKKLDYLEEEAEALKMCLK comes from the exons ATGTCAAAAAAAGTGCGTAAGGTCCAATGGAGTTCTCCTGAATTAACGACCAAACGAAAATGCTTGGGTACGGTGCATCAAACCCAAAATCTGTTCTGGCCGGAAGATGAAGAGGATAGTTTTTTTACAGTTTCGAAATTGAACTCGGTGATAAATGATAAAATTTGCACTAATATACTTGGTGAAAAGAACAGTTCAGATTTTACTAGCCTTGAAAGAGATTCCAACTTATTCTGTTCTCAAACAGCTTTGGGTGTTAATCAGGAGCAACAAGTTTCTGGAACTCAACAAAATAACATTTCCCAATTAAGCAACTTCAATGAAgaaacttttttatcgaaatctGTATTGGATAACATTATGACAGGATGTAATAAAACTATTCAGAATAAGAATTATGAAAACGACGATAAGAGTTTCTTAACTATCTCTGCAGTGGAACATTTACTTAGCGACACTCCCTTAGTGCTTTTTTCGAGCCCGAATGAAGGTAACGATATAGATAAAAATCAATTGAAAGATACTGCTCCATTGGATGTTGAAAATGCTTGCAATTTCCATCATAATACCGCTGATGACGGCATGTTTAACACCATTAACTTACATACTGAGCAAGAGGATGAAAGCCAAAAACAGTTAAAGATAGATGACACGTTATTTGCGAACATAAATATAGAAGAAGACTTGACCAAGGATGATGATAGAGAGCTATTTACAGAAGTTATTGCACATGATACGGAGATTCAAAACTCCCAAAGATTTCTAGATGACCTTGCGATATTTAAGGTGCCACGCATGGTACAGCCAatagaaaacaaatcaaatacccTTCAAGAGCGTGACGGTGTTATGCGTGGATCGCAGTACGTGGTACACAGTGATTTGGTAAATACTACGGCACTCTCGAACCTTTCACGGCTGGACTGGGACTCCCAGGCATTTTCCGATAAGTTCGAAAATGATTTCCCAAGCAAAGGTGACTTCTTTGGGCTTCCAGAAAAAGttaagcaaatgattttccaacATAAgggtatacaaaatttatatg aatgGCAGGAAGAATGTTTAAATTTGCCAGCTATTCATATGCGCAAAAACTTGATCTATGCTCTGCCAACGAGCGGAGGTAAAACGCTTGTTGCTGAAATATTAATGCTGAGGGAGGTGTTGTGCCGAGAAAAGGATGTACTTTTTATACTACCTTACGTCTCAATAGTACAAGAAAAG GTCAGCGCTATGTCTCCATTTGCAATAGCAATGAATTTTATCGTGGATGAATACACCGCCGGAAAAGGAAAATGCCCACCAATGAAGCGGAAAAAacgtaaaagtatatttatagcTTCGATAGAGAAAGGTGCTGTTTTAATAGATAGCTTAATCGAGGCGCAACGGGCTGATGAAATAGGGTTGGTTGTGGTCGACGAATTACATCTAATAGGTGAAAAGGGACGTGGCGCCATATTGGAGGCATTACTTACCAAGATTATGTTCATAGACG TTAATATCCAAATTGTGGGCATGAGTGCAACTATTGGAAATCTTACAGAAGTTTCTACCTTCTTAAAAGCAGATATATATACTCGAAGTTTTCGCCCTGTTGAGCTAAGGGAGTTTATAAAATGTGGCAATGATATATTGGAGATAAATACGGCAGGCAAAACCTTGGAGGAAGTTTTCGTTTACAGCCGTAGCGTTAATTTTAAT TACAGCGAATCCTTAACACGATCCGACCCGGATCACCTGGCTGGATTGGTTGCAGAATGCGCTCCCGAACATTGTGTGCTTGTATTTTGTCCATCGCGAAAGAACTGCGAGAATGTCGCTTTGCTGTTGAGCCGTATTTTACCAAA AAAATTTGTCCAACATCGAAAACGTGAAAAGGAAGATCTAATGGATGCATTGGATAAGGTGTGTGGTGTGCTTGGAGATGTCTTAGCTAAGAGTATACCTTATGGCATAGCGTACCATCACTCTGGTCTTACTATTGATGAACGGAAGTTCATTGAGACCGCATATCGCTTTGGAGTATTAAGCGTAATTTGTTGCACATCTACTTTAGCAGCTGGTGTGAATCTCCCTGCAAAGCGTGTCATCATACGTGCACCTTTTGTGGGTTCGGACTTTATGACACTTTGCCGTTATAAACAAATGGTAGGACGTGCTGGACGTGCTGGCATGGGTGAAGCCGGTGAAAGTTTTCTTATTACAACTAGTCAAAACAATGTACGTGTTGGCGAAATGCTTTTCTCACCAATGGACAAAGCCATAACTTCTTTAGATCACGAAAATTGTATCGGTTTACAG GGTTTGGTTTTAAGTGCGATTGGTTTGGAAATTGCTACATGCCGTTCTGATTTGTATCGACTTGTGGGTAGCACTTTGCTTTCAGTTCAAGCTCCAGAATTAAAACTTACAACAGAAGAAATGGTACTGCAACTTATTCGTGAAATGTTCAAACACAAAGTACTAGAGTTGTGCGCATCGACGGCAGCAGTAAAAGATAACATATCGAGCATACTTACTACACAGGATGTTGGTACTGCCACAAAACGCGCATCACAAGAACATCGTCGGCTTTTTGTTAGCAAATCAACACGTTTCCAGTTAACTAATATTGGCCGTGCAGCTTTTAAAGCTGGCATTGACTATAAACGGACATACGCAATACACGCCGAGCTAAAATTCgcacaaaaaaaactaatattgacGAACTATGCACACCTCCTGTATCTTGTGGTAGCTTTCAATTCAAATGTGAAGGGTGATGAATTATTTCCCGCCGATGCGGGTATACTTTATCGGCAATATATGTCATTAGATGACACTACGCAGGAACTATTCAAACTTCTTGGATTTACTGAATCGAATGCAGTGAAAATGGCAAGAACGTTGTCCGTTCAAGGGCCGcttgaattgaaattgaatcGTCTCTATAAAGTGTTGGTTTTGAttgacattttaaatttaaaacctctGCATATAGTGGCGTCCCGATACCAGGTAGAGCGGGGCATGCTTCAGACCCTTATTAATCAGTCAATTGCCGCGGCCAGTGCAATTGTGCGACTCTGCGAACAGCTTGATTACTTTTGGTGTTTCAAAGCACTCTTGGAGCGAATAGGCGCAAAGTTGGATCGATGTGGTACAATGGAATTGGAACCGTTGCTAGATCTACCGTCCGTTAAAATT aatcGTGCTAAACAACTCTATAGGGCAGGTTTCAAGACAATCGAAGCTATAGCGAAATGTAAACCCATTCAATTATCGAGTTCGGTTGAGCATATGCCaatgaaaatagcaaaagagaTTATTTCGGCAGCAAAG